From the genome of Synchiropus splendidus isolate RoL2022-P1 chromosome 17, RoL_Sspl_1.0, whole genome shotgun sequence, one region includes:
- the nova1 gene encoding RNA-binding protein Nova-1 isoform X4 translates to MFRDLYPFVEDSFSRFPSQSNIYGLCQAGEQQLLAATLKGKVVSFTYQELQQKIRPVAKEVQFTYIPVDAEIVSIDAFNKSPPKRGLVVGITFIKDSGDKATPFLNIYCDYEPGSEFNLESIAQSCLNLELQFTPFQLYHTEVHCDDGSSETVFLLSGHDQRIHLYKENASLHQFEEQPVERLFPELQQLPSNVLWLDMLSVADGRRLSAFGCQNGCVGLALVDQCGPEILQSWQVQFDSPISIVSLFPLTCESEADLPTGEKVKSYNLLVTSTIEMAVVYRDVQECGLSHSICLPESDQWDAVLCALVIDLDFDGQKEVLLGTYGQELLCYKFRPSVSKKDDQFELLWRRSFKSPLLSVIYLDLTGDGLRELAVLTLKGLHILQHSLTSTADLVLERLSKRLSALKPSSELEEAQPEDTDEMEANAEGNISPIHNPSL, encoded by the exons ATGTTCCGGGACTTGTACCCTTTCGTGGAAGACAGTTTTAGTCGCTTTCCTTCGCAGAGTAATATTTACGGACTCTGTCAAGCCGGTGAGCAGCAGCTGCTAGCCGCCACTCTCAAAGGGAAGGTGGTGAGTTTTACTtaccaggagctgcagcagaagatcAGGCCTGTGGCCAAGGAGGTCCAGTTCACCTACATACCAG TTGATGCAGAGATTGTATCAATCGATGCCTTCAACAAGTCTCCTCCCAAGCGAGGCCTGGTGGTGGGCATCACCTTCATTAAG GACTCTGGGGACAAAGCCACTCCATTTCTAAACATCTACTGCGACTATGAGCCCGGTTCTGAGTTCAACCTCGAGTCCATTGCAC AGAGCTGTTTGAATTTGGAATTGCAATTCACACCTTTCCAGCTCTACCACACAGA GGTCCACTGCGATGATGGAAGCAGTGAGACAGTGTTCCTTCTCAGTGGGCATGACCAGAGGATTCATCTATACAAGGAG AACGCTTCACTGCACCAGTTCGAAGAGCAGCCAGTGGAAAGGCTCTTCCCTGAACTGCAGCAGTTGCCTAGCAA CGTGCTATGGTTGGATATGTTGAGTGTGGCAGATGGACGGAGACTGTCTGCTTTCGGCTGCCAGAACGGATGTGTAGGCTTGGCTCTGGTTGATCAGTGTGGACCAG AGATCCTGCAGAGCTGGCAGGTCCAGTTCGACAGTCCGATCTCCATAGTGTCTCTGTTTCCTCTGACCTGTGAAAGTGAAGCTGACCTGCCCACAGGTGAGAAAG TCAAAAGCTACAACCTGCTGGTCACCAGCACCATCGAGATGGCTGTAGTCTACAG AGATGTCCAGGAGTGTGGCTTGTCTCACTCCATATGTCTCCCAGAGAGTGACCAGTGGGACGCGGTGCTCTGTGCTCTAGTCATTGACCTGGATTTCGACGGACAGAAGGAGGTCCTGTTGGGAACATATGGGCAG GAGCTGCTCTGCTATAAGTTTCGACCGTCCGTGAGcaaaaaggatgaccagtttgAGTtactgtggaggcggagcttcaAGAGTCCGCTGCTGTCAGTCATCTATTTAGACTTGACAGGAGACGGCTTGAGGGAGCTGGCCGTCCTCACTCTGAAAGGACTCCATATTTTGCAG CACAGTCTGACCAGCACTGCTGATTTGGTCCTGGAGCGGCTCAGCAAGCGACTGTCTGCGCTGAAACCCAGCTCTGAACTGGAGGAGGCCCAACCTGAAGACACAGACGAGATGGAGGCCAATGCCGAGGGGAACATCAGCCCAATTCATAACCCTTCACTTTGA
- the nova1 gene encoding RNA-binding protein Nova-1 isoform X5 has product MFRDLYPFVEDSFSRFPSQSNIYGLCQAGEQQLLAATLKGKVVSFTYQELQQKIRPVAKEVQFTYIPVDAEIVSIDAFNKSPPKRGLVVGITFIKDSGDKATPFLNIYCDYEPGSEFNLESIAQSCLNLELQFTPFQLYHTEVHCDDGSSETVFLLSGHDQRIHLYKENASLHQFEEQPVERLFPELQQLPSNVLWLDMLSVADGRRLSAFGCQNGCVGLALVDQCGPEILQSWQVQFDSPISIVSLFPLTCESEADLPTVKSYNLLVTSTIEMAVVYRDVQECGLSHSICLPESDQWDAVLCALVIDLDFDGQKEVLLGTYGQELLCYKFRPSVSKKDDQFELLWRRSFKSPLLSVIYLDLTGDGLRELAVLTLKGLHILQHSLTSTADLVLERLSKRLSALKPSSELEEAQPEDTDEMEANAEGNISPIHNPSL; this is encoded by the exons ATGTTCCGGGACTTGTACCCTTTCGTGGAAGACAGTTTTAGTCGCTTTCCTTCGCAGAGTAATATTTACGGACTCTGTCAAGCCGGTGAGCAGCAGCTGCTAGCCGCCACTCTCAAAGGGAAGGTGGTGAGTTTTACTtaccaggagctgcagcagaagatcAGGCCTGTGGCCAAGGAGGTCCAGTTCACCTACATACCAG TTGATGCAGAGATTGTATCAATCGATGCCTTCAACAAGTCTCCTCCCAAGCGAGGCCTGGTGGTGGGCATCACCTTCATTAAG GACTCTGGGGACAAAGCCACTCCATTTCTAAACATCTACTGCGACTATGAGCCCGGTTCTGAGTTCAACCTCGAGTCCATTGCAC AGAGCTGTTTGAATTTGGAATTGCAATTCACACCTTTCCAGCTCTACCACACAGA GGTCCACTGCGATGATGGAAGCAGTGAGACAGTGTTCCTTCTCAGTGGGCATGACCAGAGGATTCATCTATACAAGGAG AACGCTTCACTGCACCAGTTCGAAGAGCAGCCAGTGGAAAGGCTCTTCCCTGAACTGCAGCAGTTGCCTAGCAA CGTGCTATGGTTGGATATGTTGAGTGTGGCAGATGGACGGAGACTGTCTGCTTTCGGCTGCCAGAACGGATGTGTAGGCTTGGCTCTGGTTGATCAGTGTGGACCAG AGATCCTGCAGAGCTGGCAGGTCCAGTTCGACAGTCCGATCTCCATAGTGTCTCTGTTTCCTCTGACCTGTGAAAGTGAAGCTGACCTGCCCACAG TCAAAAGCTACAACCTGCTGGTCACCAGCACCATCGAGATGGCTGTAGTCTACAG AGATGTCCAGGAGTGTGGCTTGTCTCACTCCATATGTCTCCCAGAGAGTGACCAGTGGGACGCGGTGCTCTGTGCTCTAGTCATTGACCTGGATTTCGACGGACAGAAGGAGGTCCTGTTGGGAACATATGGGCAG GAGCTGCTCTGCTATAAGTTTCGACCGTCCGTGAGcaaaaaggatgaccagtttgAGTtactgtggaggcggagcttcaAGAGTCCGCTGCTGTCAGTCATCTATTTAGACTTGACAGGAGACGGCTTGAGGGAGCTGGCCGTCCTCACTCTGAAAGGACTCCATATTTTGCAG CACAGTCTGACCAGCACTGCTGATTTGGTCCTGGAGCGGCTCAGCAAGCGACTGTCTGCGCTGAAACCCAGCTCTGAACTGGAGGAGGCCCAACCTGAAGACACAGACGAGATGGAGGCCAATGCCGAGGGGAACATCAGCCCAATTCATAACCCTTCACTTTGA
- the orai2 gene encoding protein orai-2 isoform X1, which translates to MSSELNVPMGSPAPGERVQDGGGMDYRDWVRRSYLELVSSNHHSVQALSWRKLYLSRAKLKASSRTSALLSGFAMVAMVEVQLEMKYAYPPVLLIAFSVCTTVLVAVHLFALLISTCILPNVEAVSNIHNLNSVSESPHERMHRYIELAWGFSTALGILLFLAEVVLLCWIKFLPVDHVVPTKSPSQTLQDKTGWKAALASTIIMVPVGVIFVLFTIHFYRSLVRHKTERHHQEIEELHKIKTEDEGHTAHAAPTVSFYKMHMLAVVLKSVLCEDCCQTQRASM; encoded by the exons ATGAGCAGCGAGCTGAACGTGCCCATGGGTTCCCCGGCACCGGGGGAGCGTGTGCAGGACGGAGGAGGGATGGATTACCGGGACTGGGTGCGGCGCAGTTACCTGGAACTGGTCAGCTCCAACCATCACTCGGTGCAGGCGCTGTCCTGGAGGAAACTCTACCTGAGTCGGGCCAAGCTGAAGGCTTCCAGTAGAACCTCCGCTCTGCTGTCAGGCTTCGCCATG GTTGCGATGGTGGAGGTCCAGCTGGAGATGAAGTACGCCTACCCTCCTGTGCTCCTCATTGCTTTCAGTGTCTGCACCACCGTCCTAGTGGCAGTCCACCTCTTCGCTTTGCTCATCAGCACCTGCATCCTGCCCAACGTGGAGGCGGTCAGCAACATCCACAACCTGAACTCAGTCAGCGAGTCTCCTCACGAGCGCATGCACCGCTACATCGAGCTGGCCTGGGGCTTCTCCACCGCTCTGGGCATCCTGCTGTTTTTAGCAGAGGTGGTGCTCCTGTGCTGGATCAAGTTCCTTCCAGTGGACCACGTGGTGCCCACAAAGTCACCCAGCCAAACCCTCCAGGACAAGACGGGCTGGAAGGCCGCGCTCGCCTCCACCATCATCATGGTTCCGGTCGGGGTGATTTTTGTGCTTTTCACGATTCACTTCTATCGCTCGTTGGTGCGTCACAAGACAGAGCGCCACCACCAGGAGATCGAGGAGCTGCACAAGATAAAG ACGGAAGATGAGGGTCACACAGCACATGCAGCTCCTACTGTATCATTTTACAAGATGCATATGCTTGCGGTTGTTCTAAAGTCTGTCCTGTGTGAGGATTGCTGTCAAACACAAAGGGCTTCCATGTGA
- the orai2 gene encoding protein orai-2 isoform X2, whose protein sequence is MSSELNVPMGSPAPGERVQDGGGMDYRDWVRRSYLELVSSNHHSVQALSWRKLYLSRAKLKASSRTSALLSGFAMVAMVEVQLEMKYAYPPVLLIAFSVCTTVLVAVHLFALLISTCILPNVEAVSNIHNLNSVSESPHERMHRYIELAWGFSTALGILLFLAEVVLLCWIKFLPVDHVVPTKSPSQTLQDKTGWKAALASTIIMVPVGVIFVLFTIHFYRSLVRHKTERHHQEIEELHKIKVQLDGHERGLQTV, encoded by the exons ATGAGCAGCGAGCTGAACGTGCCCATGGGTTCCCCGGCACCGGGGGAGCGTGTGCAGGACGGAGGAGGGATGGATTACCGGGACTGGGTGCGGCGCAGTTACCTGGAACTGGTCAGCTCCAACCATCACTCGGTGCAGGCGCTGTCCTGGAGGAAACTCTACCTGAGTCGGGCCAAGCTGAAGGCTTCCAGTAGAACCTCCGCTCTGCTGTCAGGCTTCGCCATG GTTGCGATGGTGGAGGTCCAGCTGGAGATGAAGTACGCCTACCCTCCTGTGCTCCTCATTGCTTTCAGTGTCTGCACCACCGTCCTAGTGGCAGTCCACCTCTTCGCTTTGCTCATCAGCACCTGCATCCTGCCCAACGTGGAGGCGGTCAGCAACATCCACAACCTGAACTCAGTCAGCGAGTCTCCTCACGAGCGCATGCACCGCTACATCGAGCTGGCCTGGGGCTTCTCCACCGCTCTGGGCATCCTGCTGTTTTTAGCAGAGGTGGTGCTCCTGTGCTGGATCAAGTTCCTTCCAGTGGACCACGTGGTGCCCACAAAGTCACCCAGCCAAACCCTCCAGGACAAGACGGGCTGGAAGGCCGCGCTCGCCTCCACCATCATCATGGTTCCGGTCGGGGTGATTTTTGTGCTTTTCACGATTCACTTCTATCGCTCGTTGGTGCGTCACAAGACAGAGCGCCACCACCAGGAGATCGAGGAGCTGCACAAGATAAAGGTGCAGCTGGACGGGCATGAGCGAGGACTTCAGACTGTGTGA